The following proteins come from a genomic window of Megalobrama amblycephala isolate DHTTF-2021 linkage group LG1, ASM1881202v1, whole genome shotgun sequence:
- the LOC125249112 gene encoding TOM1-like protein 2 isoform X2, translating to MSQMEPGSLEPSDTEVLQQLYSMSKDMQGRMVELIPRLTEEKLIEQLLTANDDINTTFAQYHRFERHLNRQSSTQSNPANANLIDFGTSNQSKATNGAHSAISQSAVPTLSNQMAGLIRVK from the exons ATGAGTCAGATGGAGCCTGGAAGTCTTGAGCCGTCGGACACGGAGGTGCTACAG CAGCTGTACTCCATGAGCAAGGACATGCAGGGCCGGATGGTGGAGCTCATACCCCGACTGACAGAGGAGAAGCTCATAGAGCAGTTACTCACTGCCAATGATGACATTAACACCACGTTTGCACAATATCACAG ATTTGAAAGGCATCTCAACAGACAGAGCAGTACACAGTCT aatCCAGCTAATGCAAACCTCATTGACTTTGGTACTTCCAACCAATCAAAGGCAACAAATGGTGCTCACAGTGCaatcagccaatcagcagtCCCCACACTATCCAATCAGATGGCAGGATTGA TCAGAGTGAAGTGA
- the LOC125249112 gene encoding target of Myb protein 1-like isoform X1 codes for MSQMEPGSLEPSDTEVLQQLYSMSKDMQGRMVELIPRLTEEKLIEQLLTANDDINTTFAQYHRFERHLNRQSSTQSNPANANLIDFGTSNQSKATNGAHSAISQSAVPTLSNQMAGLNEQRSYRCGMT; via the exons ATGAGTCAGATGGAGCCTGGAAGTCTTGAGCCGTCGGACACGGAGGTGCTACAG CAGCTGTACTCCATGAGCAAGGACATGCAGGGCCGGATGGTGGAGCTCATACCCCGACTGACAGAGGAGAAGCTCATAGAGCAGTTACTCACTGCCAATGATGACATTAACACCACGTTTGCACAATATCACAG ATTTGAAAGGCATCTCAACAGACAGAGCAGTACACAGTCT aatCCAGCTAATGCAAACCTCATTGACTTTGGTACTTCCAACCAATCAAAGGCAACAAATGGTGCTCACAGTGCaatcagccaatcagcagtCCCCACACTATCCAATCAGATGGCAGGATTGA atgaacaaaggtcttacaggtgtggaatgacatga
- the LOC125249112 gene encoding target of Myb protein 1-like isoform X3, translated as MSKDMQGRMVELIPRLTEEKLIEQLLTANDDINTTFAQYHRFERHLNRQSSTQSNPANANLIDFGTSNQSKATNGAHSAISQSAVPTLSNQMAGLNEQRSYRCGMT; from the exons ATGAGCAAGGACATGCAGGGCCGGATGGTGGAGCTCATACCCCGACTGACAGAGGAGAAGCTCATAGAGCAGTTACTCACTGCCAATGATGACATTAACACCACGTTTGCACAATATCACAG ATTTGAAAGGCATCTCAACAGACAGAGCAGTACACAGTCT aatCCAGCTAATGCAAACCTCATTGACTTTGGTACTTCCAACCAATCAAAGGCAACAAATGGTGCTCACAGTGCaatcagccaatcagcagtCCCCACACTATCCAATCAGATGGCAGGATTGA atgaacaaaggtcttacaggtgtggaatgacatga